AGCGCCTTCAGCTCCCATTATAGGAATGAGAGTATAATTTAAACCTACATTTACTATAATACCGGCTATAGCCATTTGATTCAGTTGGCGTAGATTGTTATTGGCAGTTAGTAAGGTGCTGAATATGTGCGAAAAGGACAAAGGTATAAAACAAAGAACCAGCCAAAAGAAAATAGTTGAAGCTGTTTCTATATGTTCATGATATATCTTGCTTATTACAAGATGCGCATATATTGCCAACCCAATACTAATGACAAAGGTAGTTCCAATTAGTAACTTGGAAGACATTTGTAGAATGGGTTGGATGGGCTTATTTTCACGGATTATTCTTGAAAAAACAGGTAATAAAAGTCCAGCCACTAAAAAGGCAAACATATTTAAGGCATCAAGAAGACGAAATCCTTGTGCATAAATCCCAGCTTGTTCTTTGCCGTTAGGAAGCATTCTTTCTATCATAACAGAATCAATGCGTGTATATAGCATCATGAGTAGAATTAAAAGCGCAAAAGGAAAACTTCGTTTTAGAATGGCAATTGAGAAAGTTTTTTTAATGTGAACTCGTAATTTTCCTATCTTAATTCCTGTTAGAATTATGGCGGTAATTAACGTGAAAAAATAGGTGAGTGTTTGTAAATATATAAACCACTCAATTTGAAAAGGTTTGTGAAGTATGTTTCCATAAAGTAATAGAGACGTAAATAAGATTAATAAAAATCTATCCATTACGGATAAGATGGCATCTATTTTAAATAAATGTAGACCTGCAAAATTGCTTCGTAGATATTGAATAATACCTACCATAATTTGATTTATGATAAAGAAACTTAAGATATACATCTCTTTGTCGGAATAGCCAACTAGAAGAGCAAAACCTATAGTGATAAATGTATATAAAAAAATGAGTACAATTTTTACTCCTAAAAAAGAACTCATATATTTACTTACTGCATGCGGATATTGAGCAGTATTTTTTGTGTTATAATTAGTGATGCCAATATCTAAGAACATATTGAAAAGGAAAGAGAAATTCAATAATGAAAAGTACATCCCATAATCCTCTGCCCCAACAATGTTTTGTATTTGTAAATCTATACCGAATATATAAATCGGCTTGATGAGAAGATTTAGTAAGATAATAAAAAGTAAATTTCCTAAGAATTTCTTTTGCATGAGGGCTTATTACATTCTATTCAGGCAAATATAACATAAAAATCAGGCTATTTATTTTCCTTCTTTTTAAATAAATTGGAAAAGAAATTATCTTTAGATGTTGGAGTTTCTTTTATGCCTAATTCTTTATCTACAATCTTTTGGATATCGCGCATGGATCGAACACCTGCAACTTTCCATTTTTGTTCACCTTTATGCATTAAGATAAGTGAAGGGATGCTAAAAATAGAATATTTCTCTGAGAGTTTCCGTTCTTTATCTACATTGATACGTAAGATGTGCAATTGCTCTCCATAATGTTTTTCAATTTCATTGATAATAGGAGTTTGTGCTTGACAAGGGCCGCACCAATCTGCATAAAAATCAAATAAAACAGGAATATCACCCTGAATCAGAGTATTTACCTCCTTATTTGTCATTGTGCTGTTTTATTAACTATGTACAACATACGCACCAGAGAAAGTACTAAGAAAAGAGCAACAATTTGATGTAGTTCGGCGATGAATTCAAAAGTTCCAAAATGTCCTCTAACAACAGTAGTAGAAGTTAAAACAGCCATAATTCCTAATGTAACCTGTAGTACAACAAAAACAACAGGCCAAACAAGAGCTCTTTTAAGAGATAAATTGCTTGAATTTTCTTTCATTAATGTCCTTAATTTCATGAACATCCAAATAATTAGAATTACTAGAATATAAGCCAACATACGATGGATAAACTGCACATTAAGTCGGTCATTTATCCAACTCTCAGAAGGAAATGTATTTGGTATGAATTTTCCGTTGATATCAGGCCAAGAAGGAGCAGCAGCTCCTGCGTGTAATCCAGCCATAAAGGAACCATAAAAGAGTTGAATGATTAAGATGCCAAGAATGGAGAGAAGCAACCATCTTAACGGAGGTTGAGTTATTCTGTCTTCTTTAGGGATTAACAATTTTAATGCAAACCAATAGGTATAAACTAAAAGTATCAAGGCTGTATTAAAATGAATGGCTAAACGAATGTGACTTACATAGATATTGGTGTCATTTAAGCCAGATTTAACCATAATCCAACCGATTAAACCCTGCAAGCCTCCTAAGATAAATAACAAAACAAGAGGGAAAATCATCTCTTTTGTAAAATATTTTTTAATAATAAAATAAACAAAAGGAATTGCAAATACAACACCGAGTGTGCGTCCCCAAAGTCTGTGGAACCATTCCCAGAAATAGATAAATTTGAAATCGCTCAGCGTATAGTCGTAATTAATTTTAGAAAACTGAGCGATGCCTTTGTATTTCTCAAAAGCATCCAGCCAATCTTGTTCACTTATAGGAGGAATAATGCCTAATATAGGTTGCCATTCCGTAATGGAAAGCCCAGAGCCAGTTAACCGAGTTACTCCTCCAATGATGATTTGGATAATCACCATAAAAACACCTATAAGTAGCCAGTATGCGACTGTTTTTTGTTTTTGAAGACTATCAGTTTGTATGGACATGATTTTAATTTAAGGTTTCTAACAACCATTTATAAAACTCAGTTTGCCAAATCATAGCATTTTGAGGTTGCATAACCCAGTGATTTTCTTTTGGGAAGTATAATAGCTTAGATT
The DNA window shown above is from Brumimicrobium sp. and carries:
- a CDS encoding thioredoxin family protein, which codes for MTNKEVNTLIQGDIPVLFDFYADWCGPCQAQTPIINEIEKHYGEQLHILRINVDKERKLSEKYSIFSIPSLILMHKGEQKWKVAGVRSMRDIQKIVDKELGIKETPTSKDNFFSNLFKKKENK
- a CDS encoding oligosaccharide flippase family protein, with the translated sequence MQKKFLGNLLFIILLNLLIKPIYIFGIDLQIQNIVGAEDYGMYFSLLNFSFLFNMFLDIGITNYNTKNTAQYPHAVSKYMSSFLGVKIVLIFLYTFITIGFALLVGYSDKEMYILSFFIINQIMVGIIQYLRSNFAGLHLFKIDAILSVMDRFLLILFTSLLLYGNILHKPFQIEWFIYLQTLTYFFTLITAIILTGIKIGKLRVHIKKTFSIAILKRSFPFALLILLMMLYTRIDSVMIERMLPNGKEQAGIYAQGFRLLDALNMFAFLVAGLLLPVFSRIIRENKPIQPILQMSSKLLIGTTFVISIGLAIYAHLVISKIYHEHIETASTIFFWLVLCFIPLSFSHIFSTLLTANNNLRQLNQMAIAGIIVNVGLNYTLIPIMGAEGAAIATLFTQTTMAIIQVLLVLKVFKFHIHWDSIIRFFILICIVCICAIESKNYIDNQFFGLLISIGVGSILLFVLKLFNVKDFLLLIKTKSE
- a CDS encoding COX15/CtaA family protein, whose amino-acid sequence is MSIQTDSLQKQKTVAYWLLIGVFMVIIQIIIGGVTRLTGSGLSITEWQPILGIIPPISEQDWLDAFEKYKGIAQFSKINYDYTLSDFKFIYFWEWFHRLWGRTLGVVFAIPFVYFIIKKYFTKEMIFPLVLLFILGGLQGLIGWIMVKSGLNDTNIYVSHIRLAIHFNTALILLVYTYWFALKLLIPKEDRITQPPLRWLLLSILGILIIQLFYGSFMAGLHAGAAAPSWPDINGKFIPNTFPSESWINDRLNVQFIHRMLAYILVILIIWMFMKLRTLMKENSSNLSLKRALVWPVVFVVLQVTLGIMAVLTSTTVVRGHFGTFEFIAELHQIVALFLVLSLVRMLYIVNKTAQ